The Anguilla anguilla isolate fAngAng1 chromosome 2, fAngAng1.pri, whole genome shotgun sequence genome contains the following window.
cgcacacacagatgcacgcacgcatacacacacatgcacgcacacacacacacacacacacacacacacacacatacatatgctctttctctcttggtCCATGGTGTCCTGCAGTATAGTAGATCTGTCAGGACTCCACAGGAGTCACATGGTCTAACACCAGGCACGTTTGAATGTGACGTTCTTCAAGAGCAAAATCTTACTTTCTTCGGCTTTCATAGCACAGCGCGAAGGCAGATGTTTTCACCATTGTTTATGAAGCAGAGGGGGGGtcggggattggggggggggcggcaggcaCCCATTGTGTTGTATTAAAAGTTGTCTGTCTAAGTTTAATCCCTTTGACTGTGTCCCCCCTTCGCTAAATGAACCTTTCACAATCAATGCAAATTGATTTTGCTGTTCTGCGCTGACCCTGGAACCCTTCGGCTGGCCATGGTAATTTCCTCCTGCACCTGATAAGCTACCTGCTCCCTAATAAATCAATTCTAATTAGTTTGAGGGGACTTTGCTGACAGCTGACACGCATAGCCGAGCAGCCGCtcgtcctttttttctttctttcttttcttttctttttttttgtcgttttttttgtacgtcggGCACATCCTCCGTGCCGCTTTTATCTCCCGTGCAGAGCGGAGAGGATAAAGCGCACGTCTGTGTGCGCTGACCGAAGGGGGCGGAGTTCATTTacacaccctgtgtgtgtgtgtgcgtgagggaaTAGAATCTCGTGGAAGCTTTTGTcgtttttgcttgttttggttTTAAAGATGTGAACGCGCGATTCGCTCGCGTTTGTTTTGAGTTGTCGTTGTTTGCGCGTGGGAATAACGCGAGCGAGTCGGAGTGAAGCGAGCTCTTACTCTCCTTCTCGGCTAAAAAACCCGCGCATGACGCACAGCTTTAGGTCATCGGGCGGCCGGTGACACCGGCGCCGTTTCCTGTCCGCCGCAGGAAATGGAAAAGCGTAAAACGCGCAGGCGGAACAGTGCGGAAGGCCGCGTTCTCCTCCTGGGGCCCTGTCAGCCTgtcggtgttttttttttgggttggtgTCGGTTTGGCACCAATAATACCTTATCAGCCCCTTTTCCTTCTCTGTGAAGGGGAGGCAGCCagcggttagcggttagcggctGGTGGCGTTCGGGGGGGCAGTGGGGCCGTGGGGCCctctttggggtggggggagataGTTCTGACCCggtggaggggggcagagagagagagagagagagagagagtccgtACCTGAGCGCTTCTCATTTAGTGCTCCAGCAGCTGCATTCAGAGCGCCGCTCCACCCACAGGTGAGCACTGAGCCACTCGGGCAGCCAGTGACAGAggtgccccccccacctgcccccttATCCCAAACCacctctgtgtggtgtgtgtgtgagccctgGAGtgtaccgggggggggggggaggtgataACATGCTGTACCTGAGAAACGATAGAGGCTGGCTGAGGGTGCACTTGTGGTTACCGCGGGAgacgggggggcaggggggggggatttcgcCGTTTCTCCGTATAAGAGAACTCCGTGGCTCTCTGCTGACCACGGAGTGTGACGCGCACCTCCCCCCAGTATATTATGGGCTGTGGGCGCAACGGGACCGGCTGTTTCCCAGGTGAAAACCTGTGAGATGAAGAGAAGAGAGCAAAGACTTGGTTTCCATGGGAACATTGAGGTGTGTTCCGAAAAGGTGGCTTTTTAGTTGTTTGCGGAAGTGCCACGCAGGAACAGTGTGGTCTTCAGCGTCATACTGAAGGCCATACGgtcacccccccttccccccccccccccattgatcTTTTCTTTAATCTGCTCTTTGTCTTCAGAAGGTTCTTTTTGTACATCTCTTCTTCCACTGTGTGACTCGATccaaactctgtgtgtgtgtgtctgtgtatctgtgtgtgtgtgtctgtttgtgtgtgtgtgtgtgtgtgtgtgtgtttgaatgcggCCGTTTCTTTCTAACAGGGATTTATtcatggatttttttctctcccccccccttttttttttttttgtagttacGGTTTTATAtgataagctttttttttcttcttttttatatgtttcaaatcaatatgtaatcccgTGCTGCAGCTTATCCCCTAACAACCCCATTTGTAAGTCTATCTGAGCCGTGTTGCATGGGCCTGGCCCACACTGTTTCAGATTGATTAGATGCAGCGTTAGCGTCCTATCAGACGCCCGGCTCTGATGGTTTTGGGAACTCTTTCAGGGGCTGCTAGTTGACTGGAACTAAAGATAAGCCgccatccgcccccccccccccaccaccccccctaaCCACCCCCTCGTGCTCCAGCACCCAAAAAACTGTGTTAATGTCCGTCAGAAAACCCTAGCTTTCTTCCTCtgaattttggggggaaaacattttattttgtatttcttaaCAGACTGTTCTCTTACATTTTGTACACAAAGCAAGGGGGGATGTTTACCTGCTTTACTTGGGTTTCCAAATTAAAGTTCTGGCGTTGAATTTTTGTCTTGATACAGTtaccatcttgttttttttttttaaagcttgtgAGATTTAGTTTCTGTgacttgtctgttttttttttttttctggtcagATTTTGTTCGGCTTCTGTCCATTGGAACAGTTTGTGGTCATTCAGTGCTttaagaagggggggggcagggggggaggtaATCTTTTGAAATGAGATCATGTGTTGGGGCATGCTCATTCCACCcgttttccccccaaaaaaacgaccaaaaaaaaacaagcaagcaagcacGTAAGGATCCACATCCACAGGAGTAAGcacgccccccctctccctgtcccgtGTGAGGGGCGAGATGGCATTGGTGTGCGGGCTGTTGGTGTGCGGGCTCtctgcgttctctctctccgtgaGGAGGAGTAAACTTCTGAGAGGGTGAGGATGAGAACGAGGCGGTGGAGATGAAGAACCGCGAGGTTGTCGAGCAGTGCGCCCTCTTGAATAAATTTTGCAGTGGGACGGGCGGtgaaggggaagggaagggaaggggggggggggggggggggtggttgtgatgggggtggagggggggtttggggggggtggggggggggggggtcacggggATTTGAGCCGGCGCATTCTTGTGTGGTTCTGCGGGGGCTCACATGGTTACCGCTGGAGCGCATTGTTGGGCTTATCTGAATGGGCGCCGGCCATGTGAGTTTTAACATGACTGCCTGAGGCctgggagaaagggagggggggggggcggggagccgccggggaggggggcggggggtgcagCGGCCCGCTTCAGcaagcggcggcggcggcttttTTAAACGGGTGTCTGAtttcccctccctgccccctcgctcgccccccccccgcagtgtCTCTCATCGTCCCGCCTCACCGTTTACCTTCCTAACGAGGGGGGCGGAGCGGCCGCAGCCGTGACGGACAGCTGAgaggcccccccgccccccaaaccgcccccacccccggccccggccctgCGTCTGCTCGGCTGGGGAAACACTTTGGCTTTCTGCcttggaggtgtggaggtgcaGATGAGGgctgacagggagggagggggggggcttctccctctctgtttttcagtCCTGGagaagttttctttttcctccccccccccccccgcccccctgccatGGCTCTGTGCTCCCCCTCCAGGCCCGAGTTTGTGAGCCCGTCTCTCCTCTGGAGCAGGGGACTGTGTCTGGATCtctgtgattgggggggggggggggggtgggggggaactCAGAAACAATCACTCCAGCTTGGATGAGATTTTTAAGCTCTGATTTTCAGAGTTGACAAGTCTCaattggagtggggggggggggggggattagctCACACGTACAGAGTTTTTGCGCCCTCTAACAGGTAATGTTTTCAGGGGAAATGTCCCCCATGGAGACATTTAGGGTCTGAAAATCAGCATTCCCATACTGAGGGAAAGGTTAGGGGAAATCACATCTCGAGTGCAGAAGTGGTCAGGTGTGACTTGGCACGTTTCAGGGGGGACGCGGTTCTTAATTGGCAGGGAGGGCATGCCTAAACAGTCCCCTCTGAAATTGCAGGACGGTTGCCGCGGCAACGCAGACACGCCTCGTCAGCCTGTTCAATCGCTTCAGAGGGATTCCACTGCcgagttttctctttttttcgtATGTACTTTCGTTTTCGGGAAATATTGAACTAGCgcagcgttttctttttttttttttttttttttaagtgcaggAACTTCATGTGACcctcgagagagagagcgcagatttaatttggtatcaggggtgagggggggtgggggggtggggtaaataCCGGGCTAAATATTGGGGCTGTGTTGCTTGCGCTCTCTGCCTGACTTCAAAGGCCGGGGGggttaaatgagaaaaaagcagACCTTTCGCTGGAACACACGCCTCGCTGCGTGACTTCCGCCCCGCCGCGTTCTCACCCGACGCCGGGagaactatttatttttcataacccAGCCCCTCACCTCACGCTTATTTTTGGACTGACATTAGACGCTCCCGCTCTCATAAATTAttgttgaatcttttttttttttttttttttggttcgcTTCTGTGAATTAAGGGAGTAAGGGATTCGTATCGTACACACGTGTCAGTGCATCTTTCCctgaatgcttttttaaaaatatcttgtCTTGTGCAAATTGTAGTggactcttttttttaaggtttgtCACAGTGcggtgtttatatttatatttacggGAAATGGTATCACCATCATCCACGGTGTGAACTCTTCGGGCAGATATTTTGGGTCTGGAGCGCAGGCCTTTGCTTGAGGGGGGGTCCAGGCTGTCAGGGAGGGGTCCAGGCCCCCCCCCGGGAGGTGTGTGCACCTGGGGGCCCCTAAAACAGCctcgcccacccccacccgacacacacacgcgcacacacacacacaccaggccctGCTTCATTCCTGCTGTtcgatgacacacacacacacacacacacagccttgcgTTTGCTCTCGGAAACACCGCCCAGCTTCTTTAAACAGTCCTGTCATCCACCGGAGCCATTAGACgcatcccccccttcccccccctccccatgtgTAATTTCCTTGACTCTTTCTATCGCGTTTGCGGTGCCCCTGCCCGCTGCAGGTAGGTGGCAGTGTGCCGCACGCAGGTGGTCACGGCTGCCCGGCGGATGGGCGTGAATGATTGACACGTAGCCGTGTACAGCCGCGTACTCGGGTTCGAGGCCTGACCTAAGGGGGCGGGGTGTTCTGGGGGCGTGTCTTCCGCAGACTGGCAGAAGACAGAGGCACAGAAGCGTCgggagcagctgctgctggacgAGCTGGTCATTCTGGTCAACAAGCGGGACGCCCTGGTCCGGGACCTGGACGCCCAGGAGAAGGAGTgagtggggggtttgggggggggggggggggggcgggggttagggggagggggaggggggggcaaagCCTGGCGCCGCTCGGctgccggagggggggggggcctgggacCCGGGTTTTGATGCTGGGGAAATGTCAATGACCGCATGCCGGGACcaggcctctgtgtgtgtgtgtgtgtgtgtgtgtgtgtgtgtctgtgtgtgtgtgtgtgagtctgtgtgtgtgtgtctgtgtgtgtgtgtgtgtgtgagtctgtgtgtgtgtgtgtgtgtgtgtgtgtgtgtgagagtctgtgtgtgtgtgtgtgagagtctgtgtgtgtgtgtgtgtgtgtgtgtgtgtgtgtgtgagagagtctgtgtgtgtgtgtgtgtgtgagagagtctgtgtgtgtgtgcgtgtgcgtgtgcgtgtgtgtgtgtgtgtgtgtgtgtgtgagagagagtctgtgtgtgtgtgtgtgtgtgtgtgtgtgagagagagagtctgtgtgtgtgtgtgtgtgtgtgcatgcgtgtgtgtgtgtaggggggggtgtgtgtgtgtgcatgtgtctgtgtgtgtgcgtgcctgtgtttgtgtgtgtgtgtgtcgggggggggtgtgtcgtgtgtgcatgcgtgtgtgtgtaggggggggtgtgtgtgtgcgtgcatgtgtctgtgtgtgtgcgtgcgtgtgtttgtgtgtgtgtgtgcgtgtgtgtgtgtgtgtgcgtgcgtgtgtttgtgtgtgtgtgtgtgggggggggggtgtgtgtgtgtgtgtacgggcgtgtttgtctatatgtgtgtgcatgcgtgggggggttcggggggggcaCAGGACTGGTCagagccggggggggtgggggctgttgCCATGCCACCTACTGcctgctggggggtgggggggggcacagggctGGTCAGAgccagggtggggtggggtggggtggggggggggggggctgttgccGTGCCACCCGCTGCCTGCTAATGCCATGCTCCCCCTCTCAGGGCTGAAGAGGAAGACGAGCACTTTGAAAAGACCCTGGAACAGAACAAAGGAAAAATGGCCAAGAAAGAAGACAAGTGTGTCCTTCAGTGACTCCCCACTgtcacattttgtaaaaaaaaataaataaatagataaagaaattaaacaaaacatatCTTTATAATGAGTATTACAACAGAAAAACGGAAAAAGTCAAAACACTACTAAAAGCATTACGTGAAGCTGAAAACCTGGCTGTCGTTTGGATCAGAACCGAGCGGTTCTGTGCCTTCACAGGGCTTCAGAACCGGTCCCTTCCATGCCTGGTTACCAGTTCCAGTATTCCGGGGTTTTTGGTtcgttttgtttgcttttgtcaAACAGGTTAAGGTACTTGTTCTTAATGCCACATAGCCCCACTACAAGTGAAGCGTATCTAATGGAGTCACatatctttaaaaattaaacaaaatgtaaaaaaaaaaaaacatgaatgaaacGTATTACATCTAATTGCTTTATATTTTGTCGGTTTTACAAATAAGataatgcaaattcaaatgcaCACAGTCAGtttgactgttttattttgggaGGAGTATGTCTATAATTGCTGAAATATGCAGCGTGTCTATGGTCCTGGTTATCAAGGCAAGGTTACCTAGTGAGATTCAGTCTGGCGGAAATCAGATTTGTCCTGAACTTTGACTAAATGAAGAAAAGGTTACTTATTTCCTACCTTAAGTGACATTGTGTATGTAACATTAGCTTATATTGGTTACTGAAAGTGAaccacaaaatgtgttgaagttAGATTGAATTTGGCCCTAAAAGCAGAAGATAAAACATGCATCACATACATACTTATTGCATTTTGTCAATATCAAACCTCAATGCCCGTTCTAGTAATTATTATTGgcgcgagggagagagaggattgtattcaaatagaaaaaaaattgcatttgtctTTGGAGCATTAAAACATAATGGTGCATTCTCTAACATTGTATAACGAATGAAACTgctatgtgtatttgtttgtgtacatttgtatgGATATAGACAcatgtgcatatatacacatacatgtgaaatgtatgtgcatgtatttgaGTGTGCGTATAAGtacatgtgcgcacacgtgtACATTTACACTTACACGTCACAAACATGGCCGCCTCTGAGATTGGTgagaatattttatatatatgaaCTTTAACCGAAAGCTCAAAGTTTATCAC
Protein-coding sequences here:
- the LOC118221311 gene encoding EH domain-binding protein 1-like, which produces MRLCLFLFPGNNKEEEEAMMQEWFTLVNKKNALIRRQNQLSLLDKEHDLERRFELLNRELRAMLAIEDWQKTEAQKRREQLLLDELVILVNKRDALVRDLDAQEKEAEEEDEHFEKTLEQNKGKMAKKEDKCVLQ